A single Paraburkholderia sp. FT54 DNA region contains:
- a CDS encoding GAF domain-containing protein: MTDTNHAHISLAIERLAAIQQEGGNADIIWSEFERSLTEVFGQRLFTVLAYDEASSRLGRLHSNRLDINPVGGLKRVTQSRWSDQVLRRGEIFVGSTREDIQAVFSEYEVLWSIGCESVLNIPVRKNGVTLGTMNLLGEAGLYDHADLGLALVFAQLAVSPLEDQVQRLRGLEDPDFMEQV; encoded by the coding sequence GTGACGGACACCAACCACGCGCACATTTCTCTGGCGATCGAGCGTCTAGCCGCGATTCAGCAGGAAGGCGGCAACGCCGACATCATATGGTCCGAGTTCGAGCGCTCCCTCACGGAGGTATTCGGCCAGCGCCTCTTCACGGTGCTGGCGTATGACGAGGCATCGAGCCGGCTGGGACGTCTGCATAGCAATCGCCTGGATATCAATCCGGTAGGCGGGCTCAAGCGGGTGACGCAAAGCCGCTGGTCGGACCAGGTGCTTCGTCGCGGGGAGATCTTTGTCGGTTCAACGCGCGAGGATATCCAGGCCGTGTTTTCGGAGTACGAGGTGTTGTGGTCCATTGGGTGTGAGAGCGTGCTGAACATCCCCGTGCGCAAGAACGGCGTCACGCTGGGCACAATGAATCTGCTTGGCGAAGCTGGACTGTATGACCATGCTGATTTGGGACTGGCGCTGGTGTTTGCACAACTGGCGGTTTCGCCACTCGAAGATCAGGTGCAAAGGCTGCGTGGGCTAGAGGATCCTGACTTCATGGAGCAGGTGTAG
- a CDS encoding squalene/phytoene synthase family protein codes for MNFDEYCQQKAAPPGSSTYYALRQAPAASQPLLTALFALRREFEETVKETSDPAIGRTKLAWWQNELAALASGSPSHPVSKALAAYMPDVKAEYPALQALLAGFEMDLDQARYLDYPNLRRYVQGVGGTFASLVARATAKDAAQASNWSAPLGEALLLAQIVVETGNDARHGRIYIPIDEMQRFNVTAADLINRKYSDAFTELMRFETKRARDALQTALSAVPASERRSQRTLVAQAALALALLDEIERDGYHVLHQRIALTPIRKLWIAWRAK; via the coding sequence GTGAATTTCGACGAATACTGCCAGCAGAAAGCGGCGCCGCCCGGATCAAGCACTTACTATGCGCTTCGGCAGGCGCCCGCAGCCAGCCAGCCGCTGTTGACCGCGCTGTTCGCGCTGCGCCGCGAGTTCGAGGAAACGGTCAAGGAGACCAGTGATCCGGCCATCGGCCGCACGAAGCTCGCGTGGTGGCAAAACGAACTCGCCGCGCTGGCTTCGGGTTCGCCGTCGCACCCGGTCTCCAAGGCGCTGGCGGCCTACATGCCCGATGTGAAGGCCGAGTATCCGGCGCTGCAGGCGTTGCTCGCCGGCTTCGAAATGGACCTCGACCAGGCGCGTTACCTCGACTACCCGAATCTGCGGCGCTATGTACAAGGCGTGGGCGGCACCTTCGCCTCGCTGGTCGCGCGCGCAACGGCGAAAGACGCCGCGCAGGCGTCGAACTGGTCCGCGCCGCTCGGCGAGGCGCTGCTGCTCGCGCAGATCGTCGTCGAAACGGGCAATGATGCGCGCCACGGCCGCATCTATATTCCCATCGACGAAATGCAGCGCTTCAATGTGACCGCCGCTGACCTGATCAATCGAAAATATAGCGACGCCTTCACCGAGTTGATGCGCTTCGAGACCAAGCGCGCCCGCGATGCGTTGCAGACCGCGCTCAGCGCCGTGCCCGCCAGCGAGCGTCGTTCGCAGCGCACGCTCGTCGCGCAGGCGGCATTGGCGTTGGCCTTGCTGGATGAAATCGAACGCGACGGCTATCACGTTCTGCATCAGCGCATCGCGTTGACGCCGATTCGCAAGCTCTGGATCGCGTGGCGCGCCAAGTGA
- a CDS encoding ATP-binding protein, which yields MRIDRRLLTLAFGGLFWRTFLLIALLIAVSLAAWFQSFRVIEREPRAQRVALQLVAIVKLTRTALLYSDPDLRRALLQDLESNEGVRVYPRETTDKYKLQPDESLNRLIEHDIRGRLGDDTVIAQSVNDIPGVWISFKIDDDDYWVALDRDQLDNATGLQWAGWGVFALALSLFGAAFITSLVNRPFARLAMAARKVGSGQSPEPLPERGMGVAAETNRSFNQMVQDLEQLEADRALMLAGISHDLRTPLARLRLETEMSPSDQSTKDAMVDDIEQMDMIIGRFLDYARPVQRVPEPVDLSVIAGELAARMQSEDSMRLITRLAPSAVIEADETDMRRVVGNLLENARKYGLSDGDGIPHVILETRVSHSRVELSVVDEGPGIPEDQLALVTRPFYRVNSARTQANGTGLGMAIVQRLVGRYRGALRLRNRTPGPGLEVTIEFPLAKGA from the coding sequence ATGCGGATCGACCGGCGCCTCCTGACGCTCGCGTTCGGCGGCCTTTTCTGGCGGACCTTTCTGTTGATCGCGCTATTGATCGCAGTCAGTCTCGCGGCGTGGTTCCAGAGCTTCCGGGTGATCGAACGCGAGCCGCGCGCGCAGCGCGTGGCGTTGCAACTCGTCGCCATCGTCAAGCTCACGCGCACCGCACTCCTCTATTCCGATCCCGACCTGCGGCGCGCCTTGCTGCAGGATCTGGAAAGCAATGAAGGGGTGCGCGTGTACCCGCGCGAAACCACCGACAAGTACAAGCTGCAGCCCGACGAGTCGCTGAACCGGCTGATCGAACACGACATTCGTGGCCGCCTCGGCGACGACACCGTGATTGCGCAGAGCGTGAACGACATCCCCGGCGTGTGGATCAGTTTCAAGATCGACGACGACGACTATTGGGTCGCGCTCGACCGCGATCAGCTCGACAACGCCACTGGTTTGCAATGGGCCGGCTGGGGCGTGTTCGCGTTGGCGCTATCGCTGTTCGGCGCGGCCTTCATCACCAGCCTCGTGAACCGACCGTTCGCGCGCCTCGCCATGGCCGCCCGCAAGGTCGGCTCCGGGCAGTCGCCGGAGCCGCTGCCCGAGCGCGGCATGGGCGTGGCCGCGGAGACCAATCGCAGTTTCAACCAGATGGTGCAGGACCTCGAACAGCTCGAGGCCGACCGCGCGCTGATGCTCGCGGGCATCTCGCACGATCTGCGCACCCCGCTCGCGCGGCTGCGGCTCGAAACCGAAATGAGTCCGTCGGACCAGAGCACCAAAGACGCGATGGTCGACGACATCGAGCAGATGGACATGATCATCGGCCGGTTCCTCGATTACGCGCGCCCGGTGCAGCGCGTGCCGGAACCTGTCGACCTGTCGGTGATCGCGGGAGAACTGGCCGCGCGCATGCAGAGCGAAGACAGCATGCGACTGATCACGCGACTCGCGCCGTCGGCGGTGATCGAGGCCGACGAAACCGACATGCGCCGGGTAGTCGGCAATCTGCTGGAAAATGCGCGCAAGTACGGTCTGAGCGACGGCGACGGCATTCCGCACGTGATTCTGGAAACGCGGGTGTCGCACTCGCGGGTCGAGCTGTCCGTGGTCGACGAAGGCCCCGGCATTCCGGAAGACCAGTTGGCGCTTGTCACGCGGCCGTTCTATCGTGTGAACTCGGCGCGCACTCAAGCGAACGGCACGGGCCTTGGCATGGCGATTGTCCAGCGTCTCGTCGGCCGTTACCGCGGCGCGCTGCGCCTGCGCAATCGCACGCCTGGACCGGGTCTCGAGGTCACCATCGAGTTTCCGTTAGCCAAGGGCGCCTGA
- the ispF gene encoding 2-C-methyl-D-erythritol 2,4-cyclodiphosphate synthase, with protein sequence MDFRIGQGYDVHALVPGRPLIIGGVTIPYERGLLGHSDADVLLHAITDAIFGAAAMGDIGRHFSDTDAKFAGADSRVLLRECFARVKAAGFSIANVDSSVVAQAPKLAPHIEGMRANIAADLDLPIERVNVKAKTNEKLGYLGRGEGIEAQAAVLLIKN encoded by the coding sequence ATGGATTTCAGAATTGGGCAAGGGTATGACGTGCATGCGCTGGTGCCGGGACGTCCGTTGATTATCGGCGGCGTGACGATTCCTTATGAGCGCGGCCTGCTCGGCCATTCGGATGCGGACGTGCTGCTGCACGCCATTACCGACGCCATTTTCGGCGCCGCGGCGATGGGCGATATCGGTCGGCATTTCTCCGATACCGACGCAAAATTCGCCGGCGCCGATAGCCGCGTGTTGTTGCGTGAATGTTTCGCGCGCGTGAAGGCGGCGGGTTTTTCCATCGCCAACGTGGATAGCAGCGTGGTGGCGCAGGCGCCGAAGCTCGCGCCGCATATCGAGGGCATGCGCGCCAATATCGCCGCGGATCTTGATCTGCCGATCGAGCGGGTCAACGTCAAAGCCAAGACCAACGAGAAGCTCGGCTATCTAGGGCGAGGCGAGGGCATTGAAGCCCAGGCCGCGGTGCTGCTGATCAAGAACTGA
- a CDS encoding peroxiredoxin, with product MRTVGDKLEAFTVTAAKPGFNHYEENGASAFEEITEQSFPGKWKIIYFYPKDFSFVCPTEIVEFGKLAKDFEERDAVLMGGSVDNEFVKLAWRRQNRDLDRLNHYAFGDVKGELIDQLGVRDKEAGVALRATFIVDPDNTIQHVSVNNLNVGRNPEEVLRILDGLQTDELCACNRPVGGATL from the coding sequence ATGAGAACTGTCGGCGATAAACTCGAAGCGTTCACCGTCACTGCCGCGAAGCCGGGTTTCAACCACTACGAAGAGAACGGCGCGTCGGCGTTCGAAGAGATCACGGAGCAGTCGTTCCCGGGCAAGTGGAAAATCATCTACTTCTACCCGAAGGATTTCTCGTTCGTGTGTCCGACGGAAATCGTCGAGTTTGGCAAATTGGCCAAAGATTTCGAGGAACGCGACGCGGTGTTGATGGGCGGCAGCGTCGACAACGAATTCGTGAAACTGGCATGGCGCCGCCAGAACAGGGACCTCGACAGGCTGAACCACTATGCGTTCGGCGACGTGAAGGGCGAGCTGATCGACCAGCTCGGCGTGCGCGACAAGGAAGCCGGCGTCGCGTTGCGCGCCACCTTCATCGTCGATCCGGACAACACGATCCAGCACGTGTCGGTGAACAATCTGAACGTCGGCCGTAACCCGGAAGAAGTGCTGCGTATTCTGGACGGCCTGCAAACGGACGAACTATGTGCTTGCAACCGCCCCGTCGGCGGCGCCACGCTCTAA
- a CDS encoding branched-chain amino acid ABC transporter substrate-binding protein: protein MKLRTTAFAAAASGLLALSFGVAQAAETQTVKLGLAAPMTGAQAQYGKDFESGVQLAIDDFNATKPKVDGKETKFVLEALDDQADPKTGTVVAQKLVDDGIKGMLGHFNSGVTIPASAIYSRAGIPQISTATAPAYTRQGFNTTFRMMTSDTQQGSVMGKYVVETLHAKRIAIIDDRTAYGQGLAEQFETAVKAAGGNIIDHQFTCDKAVDFKAILTGIKSKNPDFIYYAGADAQSAPLVKQARSLAMKATFASGEMSKTEDFIKIAGPAADGAIVSLAGLPLERMPGGAGFTQRYKAKFGAEPTTYAPYTYDGAMAMMQAMQKANSSDPAVYLPVLAKTDMKGVTSEHFAYDRFGDLRDAIITVYKCENGQWKPITVLGSR from the coding sequence ATGAAACTTCGCACCACCGCTTTTGCAGCCGCTGCTTCGGGATTGCTCGCCCTGTCGTTCGGAGTCGCCCAGGCCGCCGAAACACAAACGGTAAAGCTGGGTCTGGCCGCGCCGATGACGGGCGCGCAGGCGCAGTACGGCAAGGATTTTGAATCGGGCGTGCAACTCGCCATTGACGACTTCAACGCCACGAAGCCCAAGGTCGACGGCAAGGAAACCAAGTTCGTGCTGGAGGCGCTCGACGACCAGGCGGACCCGAAGACGGGCACGGTCGTCGCCCAGAAGCTGGTCGACGACGGGATCAAGGGCATGCTTGGTCACTTCAACTCCGGCGTGACGATCCCCGCTTCGGCGATCTATTCACGCGCAGGCATTCCGCAGATTTCGACGGCAACCGCGCCCGCCTATACGCGCCAGGGTTTCAACACGACGTTCCGGATGATGACCTCGGATACGCAGCAGGGCAGCGTGATGGGCAAGTACGTGGTCGAGACGCTCCATGCGAAGCGCATTGCAATCATCGATGACCGCACGGCATACGGCCAGGGTCTTGCGGAGCAGTTCGAGACGGCAGTCAAGGCGGCTGGCGGCAACATCATCGATCATCAGTTCACGTGCGACAAGGCAGTCGACTTCAAGGCCATTCTGACCGGCATCAAGTCGAAGAATCCTGATTTCATCTACTACGCAGGCGCCGATGCGCAGTCCGCGCCGCTGGTCAAGCAGGCGCGCTCGCTTGCGATGAAGGCAACCTTCGCCTCGGGCGAAATGTCGAAGACGGAGGACTTCATCAAGATCGCCGGGCCGGCCGCGGACGGTGCCATTGTCTCGCTCGCGGGGCTGCCGCTGGAGAGGATGCCGGGTGGCGCGGGTTTCACGCAACGCTACAAGGCCAAGTTCGGCGCTGAACCGACAACCTATGCGCCGTACACGTACGACGGCGCGATGGCCATGATGCAGGCGATGCAGAAGGCCAATTCGTCGGACCCGGCCGTCTACCTGCCGGTGCTCGCGAAGACGGACATGAAGGGTGTCACGAGTGAGCACTTCGCATACGACAGGTTCGGCGATCTGCGCGACGCAATCATCACCGTCTACAAGTGTGAAAACGGACAGTGGAAGCCGATAACGGTCCTCGGATCCAGGTAA
- the ompR gene encoding two-component system response regulator OmpR, whose protein sequence is MPTMETKNPSKILVVDDDPRLRDLLRRYLGEQGFNVYVAENAPSMNKLWVRERFDLLVLDLMLPGEDGLSICRRLRGSNDRTPIIMLTAKGEDVDRIVGLEMGADDYLPKPFNPRELVARIHAVLRRQSPSELPGAPSETTEVFEFGEFALNLATRTLTKAGQEIPLTTGEFSVLKVFARHPRQPLSREKLMELARGREYEVFDRSLDVQISRLRKLIEPDPGSPRFIQTVWGLGYVFIPDGAA, encoded by the coding sequence ATGCCGACCATGGAAACCAAAAACCCTTCGAAAATCCTCGTCGTCGACGACGATCCGCGCCTGCGCGATCTGCTGCGCCGCTACCTTGGTGAACAGGGCTTCAACGTCTATGTCGCCGAGAATGCGCCGTCCATGAACAAGCTCTGGGTGCGTGAGCGCTTCGATCTGCTGGTGCTCGATCTGATGCTGCCCGGCGAAGACGGTCTGTCGATCTGCCGCCGCCTGCGCGGCAGCAACGACCGTACGCCGATCATCATGCTGACGGCCAAGGGTGAAGACGTCGATCGCATTGTCGGCCTCGAAATGGGCGCCGACGACTATCTGCCCAAGCCGTTCAACCCGCGCGAGCTGGTTGCACGGATCCATGCCGTGCTGCGCCGCCAGTCGCCTTCGGAGCTGCCGGGCGCGCCGTCGGAAACCACCGAGGTGTTCGAGTTCGGCGAGTTCGCGTTGAATCTCGCCACCCGCACGCTCACCAAGGCCGGCCAGGAAATTCCGCTGACCACGGGCGAGTTCTCGGTGCTCAAGGTGTTCGCGCGTCATCCGCGCCAGCCGCTCTCGCGTGAAAAGCTCATGGAGCTCGCACGCGGGCGTGAGTACGAAGTGTTCGACCGCAGTCTCGACGTGCAGATTTCGCGTCTGCGCAAGCTGATCGAACCCGATCCGGGCAGCCCGCGTTTCATCCAGACAGTCTGGGGTCTGGGCTACGTGTTCATCCCCGACGGTGCAGCCTGA
- a CDS encoding dihydrodipicolinate synthase family protein, with translation MQVNWKGVFPAVTTKLKDDGSLDHDAIKAGLNRLIESGVGGVVMMGMVGENAQLTPEEKRTVIKLAVETVNGRVPVIAGLAETNTANAVQYAKEAQALGVQGLMVFPGLTYKSDARETVAFFKTVAQASKLSILLYNNPRGYGVDLTPDLVAQLLEEPTIEAIKEESYDTTRVTDLIGRFGDRLAVVCGVDDLVLESAALGVTCWVSGMANAVPKESVELLNLAVAGDYESARKLYRALIDLFHLDTHVKLVQYIKLAENITAGYPETVKAPRLKLEGEERQKVIAIVEKTLANVRALAK, from the coding sequence ATGCAAGTCAACTGGAAAGGTGTGTTTCCCGCTGTCACGACGAAGCTGAAGGACGACGGTTCCCTCGATCACGATGCGATCAAGGCAGGTCTGAATCGCCTCATCGAGAGCGGCGTCGGCGGCGTCGTCATGATGGGGATGGTCGGTGAGAACGCCCAGCTCACGCCCGAAGAGAAGCGCACAGTGATCAAGCTTGCTGTCGAGACCGTGAACGGCCGCGTGCCGGTGATCGCCGGTCTCGCCGAGACCAATACGGCAAACGCGGTCCAGTACGCGAAGGAAGCGCAAGCACTGGGCGTTCAGGGCTTGATGGTTTTCCCCGGACTGACGTACAAGTCCGACGCGCGCGAAACCGTCGCTTTCTTCAAGACGGTCGCGCAAGCGTCGAAGCTGTCCATTCTGCTCTATAACAACCCGCGCGGTTACGGCGTCGACCTCACGCCGGACCTCGTAGCACAATTGCTGGAAGAGCCGACGATCGAAGCCATCAAGGAAGAATCGTATGACACCACGCGCGTCACCGATCTGATCGGCCGTTTCGGCGACCGGCTTGCGGTCGTGTGCGGTGTCGACGACCTGGTGCTCGAATCGGCTGCGTTGGGCGTGACGTGCTGGGTCTCGGGCATGGCTAACGCCGTTCCGAAGGAATCGGTCGAACTGCTGAATCTGGCGGTCGCCGGCGACTATGAATCGGCCCGCAAGCTGTACCGTGCATTGATCGACCTGTTCCACCTGGACACGCATGTGAAGCTCGTTCAGTACATCAAGCTGGCGGAGAACATCACGGCGGGTTACCCGGAAACGGTCAAGGCTCCGCGTCTGAAGCTCGAAGGCGAAGAGCGCCAGAAGGTCATTGCAATCGTGGAGAAGACGCTCGCCAACGTGCGCGCGCTGGCGAAGTAA
- a CDS encoding DUF1501 domain-containing protein — MKRRSFLSMSAAVSAALWLPRAFGAQMAAPGASSARGYDKLLILIELKGGNDGLNTVIPFADPTYYQLRKNIGIKREQAIQLDERTALHPSLQPLMPLWRTQQLAIVQGVSYAQPNLSHFRSIEIWDTASRSDQYLREGWLTRAFAQTPVPAGFAADGVVIGSAEMGPLANGARAIALVNPAQFVKASRLARPVSLHERNPELAHILDVENDIVKAADRLRPAQGQAQLQTVFPGGAFGSSIKTAMQVLAAGDAAKEVSLGSTPQGQPQRGHGVAVIRLTLNGFDTHQNQPGQQAALLKQLAQGLMSMKSALVELGRWDDTLMMTYAEFGRRPRENQSHGTDHGTVAPHFVTGGRVRGGLYGAAPVLAQLDGNGNLPVGVDFRQLYATVLGPWWGLDASTILQQRFEPLPLLRA, encoded by the coding sequence ATGAAACGACGCAGCTTTCTCTCGATGAGCGCCGCCGTGAGCGCCGCACTTTGGCTGCCCCGCGCGTTCGGCGCGCAGATGGCGGCGCCGGGCGCGTCGTCGGCGCGCGGCTATGACAAGCTGTTGATCCTCATCGAACTGAAGGGCGGCAACGACGGTTTGAATACCGTGATTCCCTTTGCCGATCCCACGTACTACCAGTTGCGCAAGAACATCGGCATCAAACGCGAGCAGGCGATTCAGCTCGACGAGCGCACCGCGCTGCACCCGTCCTTGCAACCGCTGATGCCGCTGTGGCGCACCCAACAACTCGCGATCGTGCAGGGCGTGAGCTATGCGCAACCGAACCTGTCACATTTCCGCTCGATTGAGATCTGGGACACCGCGTCGCGTTCCGACCAGTATCTGCGCGAGGGATGGCTGACGCGTGCGTTTGCGCAGACGCCGGTGCCCGCCGGTTTCGCCGCTGACGGCGTGGTGATCGGCAGCGCCGAGATGGGGCCGCTCGCGAACGGCGCGCGTGCGATCGCGCTGGTCAATCCGGCACAGTTCGTCAAGGCTTCGCGGCTCGCCAGGCCCGTATCGCTGCACGAGCGCAATCCAGAGCTGGCCCATATCCTCGACGTCGAGAACGACATTGTGAAAGCCGCCGACCGGCTGCGTCCCGCGCAAGGTCAGGCTCAGTTGCAAACCGTGTTTCCGGGCGGAGCGTTTGGCAGTTCGATCAAAACGGCGATGCAGGTGCTGGCGGCGGGTGACGCTGCGAAGGAAGTCTCCTTGGGGAGCACGCCGCAAGGACAGCCGCAGCGTGGCCACGGCGTCGCGGTGATTCGCCTGACGCTGAACGGTTTCGACACGCATCAGAATCAGCCAGGTCAGCAGGCGGCGCTGCTCAAGCAACTCGCCCAAGGATTGATGTCGATGAAGTCGGCGCTCGTCGAGCTTGGCCGCTGGGACGATACGCTGATGATGACTTATGCCGAGTTCGGTCGGCGGCCGCGTGAGAATCAGAGCCACGGTACCGATCACGGCACTGTGGCGCCGCATTTCGTGACAGGCGGGCGCGTGCGCGGCGGCTTGTACGGCGCGGCGCCGGTGCTGGCGCAGCTCGACGGCAATGGCAACCTGCCGGTCGGCGTCGATTTCCGGCAACTGTACGCCACCGTGCTCGGGCCGTGGTGGGGGCTCGACGCGTCGACGATCCTGCAACAGCGGTTCGAACCGCTGCCCTTGTTACGCGCCTGA
- a CDS encoding FAD-dependent oxidoreductase has product MIQQAQHSRTTPDVVVIGSGIVGLACAWSALRDGATVTIIDRDFEGDRTSHGNAGGIAVTESTPISVNGLYMKALKWLFDPLGPLALDWKHVPAALPWFMEFQRSGNRDRFREISLALARLNNRVYDDIVPMFEDIGAMDSFYRRGALTVYETDEAFAADQHEWEFKRDLGVRWHAMSADEVRACEPSLAPVFRHGVFLDDWSHIGDPKRLVTQLRERVKRLGATFVVGTVKALDLADALAPAAVTETGEWVKGRRLVVATGAWSAALARSIGDRVLLDSERGYNTTLPAHGISLSREVIFAERKFVATPLDIGVRIGGAAEFAGLKAPPNYRRSDALLALGKRFMPGINDKGAVKWMGHRPATPDSLPVIGRSPRSPSVIYAFGHGHLGLTQSATTGALVADLLANRTPEIGLEPYSISRFRN; this is encoded by the coding sequence ATGATCCAGCAAGCGCAACACTCCCGGACGACCCCCGACGTCGTGGTTATCGGTAGCGGAATCGTCGGTCTCGCGTGCGCGTGGTCCGCACTGCGCGATGGCGCGACCGTCACCATTATCGACCGCGACTTCGAAGGCGATCGCACGTCGCACGGAAACGCGGGCGGTATCGCCGTGACGGAGAGCACGCCCATTTCAGTGAACGGCTTGTACATGAAGGCGCTGAAGTGGCTGTTCGATCCGCTCGGGCCGCTTGCGCTCGACTGGAAACATGTGCCGGCAGCCTTACCCTGGTTCATGGAGTTTCAGCGCTCCGGCAACAGGGACCGTTTCCGCGAAATCTCGCTGGCGTTGGCCAGGCTGAACAACCGTGTCTACGACGACATCGTCCCGATGTTCGAGGACATCGGCGCGATGGACAGTTTCTATCGCCGCGGCGCATTGACGGTCTACGAGACCGACGAAGCCTTCGCCGCCGATCAGCATGAATGGGAATTCAAGCGCGATCTGGGCGTGCGCTGGCACGCCATGTCGGCCGACGAGGTCCGCGCTTGCGAGCCGTCCCTTGCGCCGGTTTTCCGTCACGGAGTATTCCTCGACGACTGGTCGCACATTGGCGACCCGAAGCGTCTCGTGACCCAACTGCGTGAGCGCGTGAAGCGACTCGGCGCCACGTTTGTCGTGGGCACCGTGAAGGCGCTTGATCTCGCAGATGCGCTTGCGCCGGCAGCGGTCACCGAGACGGGCGAATGGGTGAAGGGGCGCCGCCTCGTCGTGGCGACGGGTGCGTGGTCCGCCGCGCTGGCCCGATCGATTGGCGACCGCGTACTGCTGGACAGCGAGCGCGGTTACAACACGACGCTTCCCGCGCACGGCATCAGTCTGTCGCGCGAAGTGATTTTTGCCGAACGCAAGTTTGTCGCCACTCCGCTTGATATCGGTGTGCGCATTGGCGGCGCGGCGGAGTTCGCCGGCCTCAAGGCGCCGCCGAACTACCGACGCAGTGACGCGCTGCTCGCGCTCGGCAAGCGCTTCATGCCCGGCATCAACGACAAGGGTGCCGTGAAGTGGATGGGGCACCGTCCAGCCACGCCGGATTCCTTGCCCGTCATTGGCCGGTCGCCACGCAGTCCTTCCGTCATCTATGCGTTCGGTCACGGCCATCTTGGGCTGACGCAATCGGCAACGACAGGTGCGCTCGTCGCGGATCTGCTTGCCAATCGAACACCCGAAATCGGCCTCGAGCCGTACTCGATCAGCCGCTTCCGGAATTAA
- a CDS encoding MFS transporter, whose protein sequence is MSPIAARLERLPFSRFHFKLLIMGGLGFMFEAVDAAIIAFILPVVRTKWHLTSFETGLLGSSTYVGFLVGALIAGLLGDRFGRRVVMMWALTFFCVLTFANAFVNDWHTFALLRAIAGIGMGAEGAIIAPFLVEFVSNRYRGAFTGALAGFFSFGFVAAALIGYFVIPLNPEGWRIALVIVSVPVVVLLWWRRSLHESPRWLEIRGRHAEAEAVVSDIERQIERTGVTLPPVVPVTGAAASYEHSGSFFGNLKLLWRPPLAKTTLMSWCLWLSVTFCSYAFFVWIPGLLVQHGMTITKSFSVSILIYLAQIPGYYSSAYFCEKLGRKTTIVTYMALACVAGIWLANAGSDTSIVLASIFMSFAMNGVNAGEYAYTPEVFPTHLRATGMGTASAFGRIGAICSPMLVGYIYPLWGFAGVFGMTTVILLIGALAVIFLGVSTTGKTLEEISEEEYGSMRPDAHSAALRTAK, encoded by the coding sequence ATGTCACCGATTGCAGCCCGGCTCGAACGCCTTCCGTTCAGTCGTTTCCACTTCAAGCTGCTCATCATGGGCGGTTTGGGCTTCATGTTCGAAGCCGTCGACGCAGCCATCATCGCGTTTATCCTGCCCGTTGTTCGTACCAAATGGCATCTGACGAGTTTCGAAACCGGGCTTCTGGGCAGTAGCACCTATGTTGGATTTCTCGTCGGTGCGCTAATCGCCGGCCTGCTGGGCGACCGTTTCGGCCGCCGTGTCGTCATGATGTGGGCGCTGACCTTCTTCTGCGTGCTGACCTTTGCCAACGCGTTTGTGAACGACTGGCACACGTTCGCTCTGCTGCGAGCAATCGCAGGTATCGGAATGGGCGCCGAGGGCGCGATCATTGCGCCGTTCCTGGTGGAGTTCGTCAGTAACCGCTATCGGGGCGCCTTTACTGGCGCACTGGCCGGTTTCTTCTCGTTCGGCTTTGTTGCCGCGGCGTTGATCGGCTACTTCGTGATCCCGCTGAATCCGGAGGGCTGGCGTATCGCGCTGGTGATCGTTTCCGTACCTGTCGTCGTGCTGCTCTGGTGGCGGCGTTCGCTGCACGAGTCGCCGCGGTGGCTGGAGATTCGCGGCCGTCACGCTGAAGCCGAAGCCGTAGTGTCCGATATCGAGCGGCAGATCGAACGCACGGGTGTAACGCTGCCTCCCGTCGTGCCTGTGACAGGCGCTGCCGCCAGCTATGAGCACTCGGGTTCCTTCTTCGGAAACCTGAAGCTGCTGTGGAGGCCGCCTCTCGCCAAAACGACGCTGATGAGCTGGTGTCTATGGCTGTCGGTGACGTTCTGCTCGTATGCATTCTTCGTCTGGATCCCCGGCCTGCTCGTTCAGCATGGCATGACCATTACGAAGAGCTTTTCCGTCTCGATCCTGATCTACCTCGCGCAGATTCCAGGCTACTACTCGTCGGCCTATTTCTGCGAAAAACTGGGACGCAAGACGACCATCGTCACGTACATGGCACTCGCTTGCGTCGCAGGTATCTGGTTGGCCAATGCGGGCAGCGATACATCGATCGTCCTTGCTTCGATATTCATGTCGTTCGCGATGAACGGCGTCAACGCGGGCGAATATGCCTATACCCCTGAAGTGTTCCCGACGCATCTGCGTGCGACGGGGATGGGCACGGCTTCGGCGTTCGGCCGTATCGGCGCGATCTGTTCACCCATGCTGGTGGGCTACATCTACCCATTGTGGGGTTTTGCCGGCGTGTTCGGCATGACCACGGTCATCCTGCTGATCGGCGCGCTCGCCGTGATTTTCCTGGGCGTCTCGACGACCGGCAAGACGCTTGAAGAAATTTCCGAGGAGGAGTACGGCTCAATGCGTCCCGACGCGCACAGCGCCGCACTTCGAACCGCGAAATAA